In one Sesamum indicum cultivar Zhongzhi No. 13 linkage group LG12, S_indicum_v1.0, whole genome shotgun sequence genomic region, the following are encoded:
- the LOC105175140 gene encoding formin-like protein 5 isoform X2, with product MAELLNAKKRLQDVELHFMEERASDGSKLLIGWTSSTKIHDTVTVLLPQVNQILIDCVRGKNHYRPVNSGEEKGLDSWYTRYFGFLFNRHWSSPTVSSPTPAPSLPPSPTEVPASPPLPPFFPRDLDPSNLQPTSSGNASANASDVQSGNQKTSKKTVVIAVTVTASVTFVIAALLFLFCRRCCGTGSGRGRNDESPLLSLSLSDYSIASSHKSFSHGTSLNEEKLGNQSLQNKLNHSKVSGNFYVESHSLSNSKNDIPTGTTAIAATNSGNSLQMPPGMLGAPGLPPLKPPPGRVDPPKPPLGNSAPPPPPPAAPVPPPPPPIRPSSGGARPLPPGPPPPPPIPSGIKGGPLPPPPPGTGVAPPRPPPIGLKPPRPAPPGPRHPSTSTSVEESEAGTAKTKLKPFFWDKVLANPDQSMVWHQIKSGSFQFNEEMIETLFGYAPTEKNKSEAKKESTSQDVPPQYIQIIDPKKSQNLSILLKALNVTTEEVCDALQDGNELPSELIQTLLKMAPTAEEELKLRLYSGPLSQLGPAERFLKVLVDIPFAFKRLESLLFMCTLQEEMLTLKESFAVLEAACTELRKSRLFLKLLEAVLKTGNRMNDGTFRGGAQAFKLDTLLKLSDVKGTDGKTTLLHFVVQEIIRSEGKRAARAAKEIPSISIHKSDDQLEPTEESDEHLRSVGLQVVSGLSNELENVKRAAILDTDSLTGTVAKLGHALVKARNFLNSDMKNVPEENGFHQTLRSFVQNVEVDVRWSLEEEKRIMAMVKSTADYFHGNSAKDEGLRLFIIVRDFLIILDKVCKEVKNAPRKPSRTSRSEDTAVTPDPRKTLSSDPRQLLFPAITDRRIDTSSSDEES from the exons ATGGCTGAGTTGTTGAATGCCAAGAAAAGATTACAAGATGTTGAATTGCATTTCATGGAGGAGAGGGCAAGTGATGGTAGTAAGCTTTTGATTGGCTGGACATCCAGTACAAAAATTCATGATACAGTCACTGTATTGCTCCCTCAGGTTAATCAAATCCTTATAGATTGTGTAAGGGGAAAAAATCATTACCGACCTGTGAATAGTGGAGAAGAGAAGGGTTTAGATTCTTGGTACACCAGGTATTTCGGGTTTCTATTTAACCGGCACTGGTCTTCCCCAACAGTTTCATCACCTACTCCAGCACCTTCACTTCCACCATCTCCTACTGAGGTTCCAGCTAGTCCTCCATTACCTCCATTTTTCCCAAGAGATTTGGACCCCTCAAACTTGCAGCCTACATCTAGTGGAAATGCTTCTGCTAATGCTTCTGATGTACAGTCAGGCAATCAGAAAACCAGCAAGAAAACTGTTGTTATTGCTGTCACCGTGACTGCTTCTGTGACCTTTGTTATTGCTGCACTGCTCTTCCTTTTCTGCCGGAGATGCTGTGGAACTGGTTCTGGACGGGGTAGAAATGATGAGAGTCCTCTTCTCAGCTTAAGCTTAAGTGACTATTCTATTG CCTCTTCACACAAGTCCTTCAGTCATGGGACTTCACTGAATGAAGAAAAGCTTGGCAATCAGTCATTGCAGAACAAATTGAACCACAGCAAAGTCAGCGGAAACTTCTATGTGGAGTCACATTCTCTGAGCAATTCAAAAAATGATATTCCAACGGGAACCACAGCTATTGCTGCCACCAACTCAGGAAATTCTTTACAGATGCCACCTGGAATGTTGGGTGCACCTGGATTGCCTCCATTGAAGCCACCTCCTGGAAGGGTGGATCCCCCTAAACCACCTCTGGGCAATTCAGCTCCTCCACCACCCCCTCCCGCAGCTCCTGTACCACCACCGCCACCACCTATAAGGCCTTCTTCTGGTGGCGCACGCCCTCTGCCACCTGGACCACCTCCTCCACCTCCTATACCCTCTGGTATTAAAGGTGGTCCTCTTCCGCCACCACCTCCAGGTACTGGTGTTGCTCCACCTCGGCCACCCCCTATTGGCTTGAAACCCCCTCGACCTGCACCTCCTGGACCACGTCATCCTTCAACTTCTACTTCAGTTGAAGAGAGTGAGGCTGGTACTGCTAAAACTAAATTGAAGCCATTCTTCTGGGACAAGGTATTGGCTAACCCTGATCAATCAATGGTTTGGCATCAGATTAAATCCGGGTCGTTCCA GTTCAATGAAGAGATGATAGAAACTCTATTTGGCTATGCCCCTACTGAGAAGAACAAGAGTGAGGCGAAGAAAGAGTCTACATCCCAAGATGTTCCACCccaatatattcaaataattgatCCCAAAAAGTCACAAAATCTATCAATTCTACTCAAAGCTTTAAATGTGACTACAGAGGAAGTCTGTGATGCCCTACAAGATG GTAATGAGCTTCCTTCAGAACTTATTCAAACTTTATTAAAAATGGCGCCTACAGCTGAAGAAGAATTGAAGCTGAGACTCTATAGTGGCCCACTCTCTCAACTGGGTCCTGCTGAGCGCTTTCTGAAAGTCTTGGTTGATATTCCATTTGCGTTTAAGAGGCTGGAATCGTTGCTGTTCATGTGCACTCTTCAAGAGGAGATGTTAACATTAAAAGAGTCCTTTGCAGTGTTGGAG GCTGCCTGCACAGAGTTGCGAAAGAGCAGGTTGTTTCTCAAACTCCTGGAGGCCGTTCTTAAAACTGGAAATCGTATGAATGATGGAACATTCCGCGGCGGCGCACAAGCATTTAAGCTTGATACACTTCTGAAGTTGTCAGATGTTAAAGGAACAGATGGAAAAACTACATTGTTGCACTTTGTTGTCCAGGAGATTATCCGTTCAGAAGGCAAAAGAGCTGCTCGAGCAGCCAAAGAGATCCCGAGCATCTCCATCCATAAGTCCGATGATCAACTTGAGCCCACAGAAGAGTCAGATGAGCACTTAAGGAGCGTTGGTCTCCAGGTGGTATCCGGTCTGAGCAACGAgcttgagaatgtcaagagaGCTGCCATTTTAGACACTGATAGCTTAACAGGAACAGTTGCCAAGCTTGGTCATGCCCTTGTAAAAGCCCGGAATTTCCTGAACTCAGATATGAAAAATGTACCTGAGGAAAATGGATTTCACCAAACATTAAGGAGCTTTGTGCAAAATGTGGAGGTTGATGTCAGGTGGTCGCTCGAAGAAGAGAAGCGGATAATGGCAATGGTGAAGAGCACAGCAGATTACTTCCATGGAAATTCTGCGAAGGATGAGGGTCTGAGATTATTTATCATTGTCCGAGATTtccttataattttagataaagtGTGTAAAGAAGTCAAAAATGCACCACGAAAGCCGAGTAGGACCTCTAGGAGCGAAGATACAGCAGTGACTCCCGATCCACGGAAAACTCTTTCCTCGGATCCGCGACAGCTGCTGTTCCCAGCAATCACTGATAGGCGAATAGATACATCAAGTTCAGACGAGGAATCGTAG
- the LOC105175140 gene encoding formin-like protein 5 isoform X1, which yields MRIQEKGGVLYCLAFVFLSFAVLATGVESKREGHEPLLAYLLESGVINQEMAELLRVNCMAELLNAKKRLQDVELHFMEERASDGSKLLIGWTSSTKIHDTVTVLLPQVNQILIDCVRGKNHYRPVNSGEEKGLDSWYTRYFGFLFNRHWSSPTVSSPTPAPSLPPSPTEVPASPPLPPFFPRDLDPSNLQPTSSGNASANASDVQSGNQKTSKKTVVIAVTVTASVTFVIAALLFLFCRRCCGTGSGRGRNDESPLLSLSLSDYSIASSHKSFSHGTSLNEEKLGNQSLQNKLNHSKVSGNFYVESHSLSNSKNDIPTGTTAIAATNSGNSLQMPPGMLGAPGLPPLKPPPGRVDPPKPPLGNSAPPPPPPAAPVPPPPPPIRPSSGGARPLPPGPPPPPPIPSGIKGGPLPPPPPGTGVAPPRPPPIGLKPPRPAPPGPRHPSTSTSVEESEAGTAKTKLKPFFWDKVLANPDQSMVWHQIKSGSFQFNEEMIETLFGYAPTEKNKSEAKKESTSQDVPPQYIQIIDPKKSQNLSILLKALNVTTEEVCDALQDGNELPSELIQTLLKMAPTAEEELKLRLYSGPLSQLGPAERFLKVLVDIPFAFKRLESLLFMCTLQEEMLTLKESFAVLEAACTELRKSRLFLKLLEAVLKTGNRMNDGTFRGGAQAFKLDTLLKLSDVKGTDGKTTLLHFVVQEIIRSEGKRAARAAKEIPSISIHKSDDQLEPTEESDEHLRSVGLQVVSGLSNELENVKRAAILDTDSLTGTVAKLGHALVKARNFLNSDMKNVPEENGFHQTLRSFVQNVEVDVRWSLEEEKRIMAMVKSTADYFHGNSAKDEGLRLFIIVRDFLIILDKVCKEVKNAPRKPSRTSRSEDTAVTPDPRKTLSSDPRQLLFPAITDRRIDTSSSDEES from the exons ATGAGGATTCAAGAAAAGGGAGGAGTTCTTTATTGTTtggcttttgtttttctgagTTTTGCTGTGCTGGCAACCGGTGTGGAAAGCAAGAGGGAGGGACATGAACCCTTGCTGGCTTATCTGTTGGAGTCAGGCGTGATAAATCAGGAGATG GCTGAATTATTACGGGTTAACTGTATGGCTGAGTTGTTGAATGCCAAGAAAAGATTACAAGATGTTGAATTGCATTTCATGGAGGAGAGGGCAAGTGATGGTAGTAAGCTTTTGATTGGCTGGACATCCAGTACAAAAATTCATGATACAGTCACTGTATTGCTCCCTCAGGTTAATCAAATCCTTATAGATTGTGTAAGGGGAAAAAATCATTACCGACCTGTGAATAGTGGAGAAGAGAAGGGTTTAGATTCTTGGTACACCAGGTATTTCGGGTTTCTATTTAACCGGCACTGGTCTTCCCCAACAGTTTCATCACCTACTCCAGCACCTTCACTTCCACCATCTCCTACTGAGGTTCCAGCTAGTCCTCCATTACCTCCATTTTTCCCAAGAGATTTGGACCCCTCAAACTTGCAGCCTACATCTAGTGGAAATGCTTCTGCTAATGCTTCTGATGTACAGTCAGGCAATCAGAAAACCAGCAAGAAAACTGTTGTTATTGCTGTCACCGTGACTGCTTCTGTGACCTTTGTTATTGCTGCACTGCTCTTCCTTTTCTGCCGGAGATGCTGTGGAACTGGTTCTGGACGGGGTAGAAATGATGAGAGTCCTCTTCTCAGCTTAAGCTTAAGTGACTATTCTATTG CCTCTTCACACAAGTCCTTCAGTCATGGGACTTCACTGAATGAAGAAAAGCTTGGCAATCAGTCATTGCAGAACAAATTGAACCACAGCAAAGTCAGCGGAAACTTCTATGTGGAGTCACATTCTCTGAGCAATTCAAAAAATGATATTCCAACGGGAACCACAGCTATTGCTGCCACCAACTCAGGAAATTCTTTACAGATGCCACCTGGAATGTTGGGTGCACCTGGATTGCCTCCATTGAAGCCACCTCCTGGAAGGGTGGATCCCCCTAAACCACCTCTGGGCAATTCAGCTCCTCCACCACCCCCTCCCGCAGCTCCTGTACCACCACCGCCACCACCTATAAGGCCTTCTTCTGGTGGCGCACGCCCTCTGCCACCTGGACCACCTCCTCCACCTCCTATACCCTCTGGTATTAAAGGTGGTCCTCTTCCGCCACCACCTCCAGGTACTGGTGTTGCTCCACCTCGGCCACCCCCTATTGGCTTGAAACCCCCTCGACCTGCACCTCCTGGACCACGTCATCCTTCAACTTCTACTTCAGTTGAAGAGAGTGAGGCTGGTACTGCTAAAACTAAATTGAAGCCATTCTTCTGGGACAAGGTATTGGCTAACCCTGATCAATCAATGGTTTGGCATCAGATTAAATCCGGGTCGTTCCA GTTCAATGAAGAGATGATAGAAACTCTATTTGGCTATGCCCCTACTGAGAAGAACAAGAGTGAGGCGAAGAAAGAGTCTACATCCCAAGATGTTCCACCccaatatattcaaataattgatCCCAAAAAGTCACAAAATCTATCAATTCTACTCAAAGCTTTAAATGTGACTACAGAGGAAGTCTGTGATGCCCTACAAGATG GTAATGAGCTTCCTTCAGAACTTATTCAAACTTTATTAAAAATGGCGCCTACAGCTGAAGAAGAATTGAAGCTGAGACTCTATAGTGGCCCACTCTCTCAACTGGGTCCTGCTGAGCGCTTTCTGAAAGTCTTGGTTGATATTCCATTTGCGTTTAAGAGGCTGGAATCGTTGCTGTTCATGTGCACTCTTCAAGAGGAGATGTTAACATTAAAAGAGTCCTTTGCAGTGTTGGAG GCTGCCTGCACAGAGTTGCGAAAGAGCAGGTTGTTTCTCAAACTCCTGGAGGCCGTTCTTAAAACTGGAAATCGTATGAATGATGGAACATTCCGCGGCGGCGCACAAGCATTTAAGCTTGATACACTTCTGAAGTTGTCAGATGTTAAAGGAACAGATGGAAAAACTACATTGTTGCACTTTGTTGTCCAGGAGATTATCCGTTCAGAAGGCAAAAGAGCTGCTCGAGCAGCCAAAGAGATCCCGAGCATCTCCATCCATAAGTCCGATGATCAACTTGAGCCCACAGAAGAGTCAGATGAGCACTTAAGGAGCGTTGGTCTCCAGGTGGTATCCGGTCTGAGCAACGAgcttgagaatgtcaagagaGCTGCCATTTTAGACACTGATAGCTTAACAGGAACAGTTGCCAAGCTTGGTCATGCCCTTGTAAAAGCCCGGAATTTCCTGAACTCAGATATGAAAAATGTACCTGAGGAAAATGGATTTCACCAAACATTAAGGAGCTTTGTGCAAAATGTGGAGGTTGATGTCAGGTGGTCGCTCGAAGAAGAGAAGCGGATAATGGCAATGGTGAAGAGCACAGCAGATTACTTCCATGGAAATTCTGCGAAGGATGAGGGTCTGAGATTATTTATCATTGTCCGAGATTtccttataattttagataaagtGTGTAAAGAAGTCAAAAATGCACCACGAAAGCCGAGTAGGACCTCTAGGAGCGAAGATACAGCAGTGACTCCCGATCCACGGAAAACTCTTTCCTCGGATCCGCGACAGCTGCTGTTCCCAGCAATCACTGATAGGCGAATAGATACATCAAGTTCAGACGAGGAATCGTAG